One window of the Megalops cyprinoides isolate fMegCyp1 chromosome 2, fMegCyp1.pri, whole genome shotgun sequence genome contains the following:
- the LOC118773370 gene encoding mitofusin-1-like has product MDQGDFSPLKHFVVAKKKISTVFEKLLDYVKEGSAFVEDTCRNEDLAQIANEDQLAQMQAYAGKLAVIKDVLARRHMKVAFFGRTSNGKSTVINAMLRDRVLPSGIGHTTNCFLSVEGTDEDKAYLMTEGSEEEKNVKTVNQLAHALHMDESLDAGCLVKVFWPKAKCALLRDDLVLMDSPGTDVTTQLDSWIDKFCLDADVFVLVANSESTLMNTEKHFFHKVNERLSKPNIFILNNRWDASASEPEYMDDVRKQHTDRCVNFLVEELKVVDRAQAPNRIFFVSAKEVLNSRMQRAQGMPETGGALAEGFHERLKEFQSFERTFEECISQSAVKTKFEQHTIRAKQITETVKAIMDSINIAAAEKRVLSLEDREYQMDRLDFVRSQLKLLTEDIKKRIKAVTEQVEAKVSNAMAEEICRVSVLIDGFQSDFHPSPHVLKLYKSELLTHIEEGMGKNLAFRCSNGINATLQSSQKDMIDTVQPLLPPAVQSQLHLLIPCRKFDLSYDLNCATLCSDFQENIEFQFSLGWTALVNRFLGPANAKRALMLMDKNFQIPHPLPTTPTTPMGPHPQEPVVSQEELMLSMANGLASLTSRTSMSMVVVGGVVWRTVGWRLIALSMSLYGLLYLYEKLTWTTKAKERAFKRQFVDYATEKLQMIVSFTSANCSHQVQQEMAATFARLCQQVDLTQKELEGEISRLTTKIQQLEAVQSHSKALRHKATELEAELESFTAQYLQPQQ; this is encoded by the exons ATGGATCAAGGGGACTTCTCACCACTGAAGCACTTTGTGGTTGCAAAAAAGAAGATCAGCACAGTGTTTGAGAAGCTACTGGACTATGTAAAAGAGGGCTCAGCGTTTGTAGAAG aCACGTGTCGGAATGAGGACTTGGCACAGATTGCCAATGAGGACCAACTGGCTCAGATGCAGGCGTATGCTGGGAAGCTGGCGGTGATCAAAGACGTGCTAGCCCGTAGACATATGAAGGTTGCCTTCTTTGGCAG GACGAGCAATGGAAAAAGCACGGTGATCAATGCCATGCTGCGGGACCGGGTCCTGCCCAGTGGCATCGGGCACACCACCAACTGCTTCTTGAGCGTGGAGGGCACTGACGAGGACAAGGCCTACCTCATGACCGAGGGTtcggaggaggagaagaacgTCAAG aCGGTGAATCAGCTGGCTCATGCGCTACACATGGATGAGAGTCTGGATGCAGGCTGTCTGGTGAAGGTCTTCTGGCCCAAGGCCAAATGCGCCCTGCTGAGGGATGATCTTGTTCTCATGGACAG CCCGGGGACTGATGTCACAACACAGCTTGACAGCTGGATTGACAAGTTCTGCCTGGATGCTGACGTCTTTGTCCTCGTGGCTAACTCGGAATCCACGCTGATGAACACG GAGAAGCACTTCTTCCACAAGGTGAATGAACGTCTTTCGAAGCCCAACATTTTCATCCTGAACAACCGGTGGGATGCGTCTGCCTCAGAGCCCGAGTACATGGACGAT GTGCGAAAGCAGCACACAGATCGCTGTGTCAACTTCCTTGTGGAGGAGCTCAAAGTGGTGGACCGCGCGCAGGCGCCCAATCGCATTTTCTTCGTATCTGCCAAAGAGGTGCTCAACTCTAGAATGCAGCGCGCCCAGGGGATGCCAGAGACCG GTGGTGCTTTGGCTGAAGGATTCCACGAGAGACTGAAGGAGTTCCAGAGCTTTGAGAGAACATTTGAG GAGTGTATCTCGCAGTCAGCAGTGAAAACGAAGTTTGAGCAGCACACAATCAGGGCAAAGCAGATCACTGAGACTGTCAAAGCTATCATGGACTCCATCAACATCGCTGCCGCTGAAAAGAG GGTCCTTTCACTGGAGGACCGGGAGTACCAGATGGACCGGCTGGACTTTGTCCGCAGTCAGCTTAAGCTGCTGACCGAGGACATCAAGAAGAGGATCAAGGCTGTCACGGAGCAGGTGGAGGCCAAG GTGTCCAATGCTATGGCAGAGGAGATATGCcgtgtctctgtgctgatagATGGGTTCCAGTCAGATTTCCATCCTTCCCCACATGTGTTGAAACTCTACAAGTCT GAGCTGCTCACACACATTGAGGAGGGCATGGGGAAAAACCTGGCCTTCCGCTGCTCCAATGGCATCAATGCGACCCTTCAGTCGTCCCAGAAAGACATGATAG ACACTGTGCagcctctgctgccccctgctgtccaGAGCCAGCTCCACCTGCTCATCCCCTGCAGGAAGTTTGACCTCAGCTACGACCTCAACTGCGCAACCCTCTGCTCTGACTTCCAGGAGAACATTGAGTTTCAGTTCTCCTTGGGCTGGACTGCACTGGTCAACCGCTTCCTGGGGCCTGCTAATGCAAAGAGGGCTCTGATGTTAATGGATAAGAACTTCCAG ATTCCTCATCCTCTGCCCAccacccccacaacccccaTGGGGCCCCACCCCCAAGAGCCAGTGGTGTCCCAGGAGGAACTCATGCTGTCCATGGCCAATGGACTGGCCTCACTCACCTCGCGGACCTCCATGAGCATGGTCGTTGTTGGAGGAGTG GTGTGGCGTACGGTGGGGTGGAGACTCATTGCTCTGTCCATGAGTCTGTATGGGTTGCTCTACCTATATGAGAAGCTCACCTGGACCACCAAAGCCAAGGAACGGGCCTTCAAGCGGCAGTTCGTGGACTACGCCACAGAGAAGCTGCAGATGATTGTCAGCTTCACCAGTGCCAACTGCAGCCACCAGGTCCAGCA GGAGATGGCCGCAACCTTTGCTCGGCTGTGCCAGCAGGTTGATCTTACGCAGAaagagctggagggagagatcAGCAGGCTGACCACCAAGATCCAACAGCTGGAGGCTGTGCAGAGCCACTCCAAGGCCCTCAG ACACAAAGCAACGGAGCTGGAAGCAGAGTTGGAGAGCTTCACAGCACAGTATCTACAGCCACAGCAATAG
- the LOC118771099 gene encoding phospholipase A and acyltransferase 1-like, with protein MASNEPDRFDPPERPQPGDLIEIFRPAYQHWALYLGDGYIVNLTPVEEGQSTAVSSVKSVFSRKAVVRMQLLKEVVGSNSFRINNKYDDNHTPLPVCDIIHRAQLFIGQEVSYDLLGNNCEHFVTLLRYGEGVSEQASQAIGAISLVTAAAGAFSVLGLINNRSSNRPD; from the exons ATGGCGTCAAATGAACCCGATCGTTTTGACCCTCCTGAGAGACCTCAGCCTGGTGACCTTATTGAGATCTTCAGACCAGCCTATCAGCACTGGGCTCTGTATCTGGGTGATGGTTATATCGTCAACTTAACACCAGTGG AGGAGGGCCAATCAACGGCCGTGTCCAGTGTGAAGTCTGTCTTTAGCCGGAAAGCAGTTGTCCGCATGCAGCTGCTAAAGGAGGTGGTGGGGAGCAACTCATTCCGAATCAACAATAAATATGATGACAACCACACCCCCTTGCctgtctgtgacatcattcaCCGAGCCCAGCTTTTCATTGGGCAAGAAGTGTCATATGACCTGCTGGGCAATAACTGCGAGCACTTTGTCACTCTGCTGCGCTATGGGGAAGGGGTGTCTGAACag GCATCACAGGCGATCGGAGCCATCAGTTTGGTGACAGCGGCTGCAGGTGCCTTCTCTGTTCTTGGATTGATCAACAACCGCTCCTCTAACAGGCCTGACTGA
- the ftsj3 gene encoding pre-rRNA 2'-O-ribose RNA methyltransferase FTSJ3, whose amino-acid sequence MGKKLKVGKTRKDKFYHLAKETGYRSRSSFKLIQLNRKFQFLQKARALVDLCAAPGGWLQVASKFMPVSSLIIGVDLVPIKPIPNVVTLQEDITTEKCRQALRKELQTWKVDVVLNDGAPNVGANWQHDAYSQAHLTLMALKLACEFLTKGGSFVTKVFRSKDYQPLLWIFQQFFKKVQATKPQASRNESAEIFVICQGYLAPDKIDGKFFDPKHAFKEVEVQAKTVKELVPVKKPKAEGYTDGDLTLYHSFSVTEFLRAENPVDFLSKASEISFDNPELTSHPSTTQEIQECCRDIKVLGRKELRLLLSWRGKLRRYLAKKLKEEAKQLDQEISLSSSEGESDADEKQASKKKGSDVKEEEDEDEEEEMDKKLAELKAEELAELRRKKKKLLKERRKQRERVELKMDLPGVSIADGNDSSMFSLSAINKAKALWEISQGDMKGADALLQEQEEGEEDLYLSDAESDRVSLASDLDSDDLEEIKEREKKLEETAPKKKVSFSAEVEEEDEEDKEGQGNELLVELEGKEEKRDRETALWFSKDIFAELDLDADAETEIKQTQRLQSRESSGKGRKRKAEEANASAEQQEEGAGPFQEAEDMTKDQEESNTDSDSDDDSSSSDDERDIAQMKKNAGRSGGGAGGDDDADFKVVPVESTSKRARILDPEGLALGCQIATSKKKQRDLMDGSFNRFSCSEYMTELPEWFVDDEKKHRRKPVPVTREMVEEYKQRWKEINARPIKRVAEAKARKKRRMLKKMEQAKKKAEAVVNTVDISEREKMAQLKSIYRKAGVGKEKREVTYVVAKKGAGKKVRRPAGVKGVFRVVDGRMKKDMRGMQRKEQRQKGKGGKAGKGGKGKKGGKGMKGGKGRPNRK is encoded by the exons ATGGGCAAGAAGTTAAAAGTCGGGAAGACTAGGAAAGATAAATTCTATCATCTAGCAAAGGAGACGG GTTATCGCTCCCGCTCATCTTTCAAGCTCATTCAGCTGAACCGTAAATTTCAGTTCCTTCAGAAGGCTCGGGCTCTGGTGGACCTGTGTGCTGCTCCTGGTGGATG GTTGCAGGTCGCCTCCAAGTTTATGCCAGTTTCAAGTCTCATCATTG GTGTTGACCTGGTGCCCATTAAGCCCATTCCGAATGTGGTCACACTGCAGGAGGACATCACCACTGAGAAGTGCCGACAG GCTCTCAGGAAGGAACTGCAGACATGGAAGGTGGATGTTGTTCTGAATGACGGAGCACCCAATGTAGGAGCGAACTGGCAGCACGATGCCTATTCCCAAG CCCACCTCACTCTTATGGCCCTTAAGCTCGCCTGCGAGTTCTTGACCAAGGGGGGGAGCTTTGTCACCAAGGTCTTCCGCTCCAAGGACTACCAACCCCTCCTGTGGATTTTCCAGCAGTTTTTCAAGAAGGTCCAGGCCACCAAGCCCCAGGCCTCGCGTAACGAGTCTGCTGAGATCTTCGTCATCTGCCAAG GCTACCTCGCTCCTGACAAAATCGATGGTAAATTTTTTGACCCCAAACACGCCTTCAAAGAGGTGGAGGTTCAAGCAAAGACTGTTAAGGAGCTGGTACCTGTGAAGAAACCTaag GCGGAGGGCTACACAGATGGTGATCTGACCCTTTATCACAGCTTCTCAGTGACCGAGTTCCTCCGAGCTGAGAACCCAGTGGACTTCCTGAGCAAAGCCAGTGAG atATCTTTCGATAACCCAGAGTTGACCTCTCATCCCTCTACAACGCAAGAGATCCAAGAGTGCTGTCGTGACATCAAGGTGCTTGGCCGCAAGGAGCTCCG CCTTCTGCTGTCCTGGAGGGGAAAGCTACGGCGATATCTGGCCAAAAAACTAAAGGAGGAGGCCAAGCAACTTGACCAGGAAATCAG CTTGAGCTCCAGCGAAGGGGAGAGTGATGCAGATGAGaagcaagcaagcaagaaaAAGGGCTCTGATgtgaaggaagaggaagatgaggacgAAGAGGAGGAAATGGACAAGAAGCTGGCCGAGCTCAAAGCCGAGGAGCTGGCAGAACTGCGGCG gaagaagaagaagctgctgaaggagcgccggaagcagagggagagagtcgAGCTGAAGATGGACCTGCCAGGTGTCTCCATTGCCGATGGCAACGACTCCTCCATGTTCTCACTCAGCGCAATCAACAAGGCCAAG GCTCTGTGGGAGATCTCACAGGGAGACATGAAGGGCGCGGACGCTCTCTTGCAAGAGCAGGAGGAAGGTGAGGAGGACCTGTACCTCTCCGACGCTGAGAGCGACCGAGTCTCCCTGGCCTCTGACCTGGACTCCGACGACCTGGAAGAAataaaggaaagagaaaaaaaactggaggaGACAGCACCCaagaaaaa GGTGTCCTTCAGTGCTGAAGTagaggaggaggacgaagaggaTAAGGAAGGCCAGGGCAATGAATTGCTGGTGGAACTCgagggaaaggaggagaagagagaccGTGAGACTGCCTTGTGGTTCAGCAAG GACATCTTTGCAGAGTTGGATTTGGATGCTGATGCAGAGACCGAGATCAAGCagacacagaggctgcagagcagagagtcCAGTG GGAAGGGCCGAAAGAGAAAGGCCGAAGAGGCAAATGCATCTGCtgagcagcaggaggaaggggCGGGGCCTTTCCAGGAAGCAGAGGACATGACCAAGGATCAGGAGGAGAGTAACACTGACAGCGACTCTGACGacgacagcagcagcagcgatgACGAGAG GGACATCGCCCAAATGAAGAAGAATGCAGGGAGGTCTGGTGGGGGTGCAGGAGGAGATGATGATGCGGACTTTAAAGTGGTGCCTGTGGAGAGCACGA GTAAGCGTGCTCGCATTCTAGATCCAGAGGGCCTGGCTCTGGGCTGTCAGATCGCCACCTCcaagaaaaaacagagagaccTGATGGATGGCTCCTTCAACAG GTTCTCGTGCTCAGAGTACATGACGGAGTTGCCGGAGTGGTTCGTCGACGATGAGAAGAAACATAGACGGAAGCCAGTGCCGGTGACCAGGGAAATGGTGGAGGAGTACAAGCAGCGCTGGAAAGAGATCAACGCCCGACCCATCAAGAGGGTGGCTGAGGCCAAGGCCCGCAAGaagaggagg ATGCTGAAGAAGATGGAGCAAGCAAAGAAGAAGGCTGAGGCTGTGGTGAACACCGTGGACATCTCTGAGAGGGAGAAGATGGCCCAGCTCAAGAG CATCTACAGGAAGGCGGGCGTggggaaggagaagagagaggtgaCCTACGTGGTGGCCAAGAAGGGAGCGGGGAAGAAGGTGCGGCGGCCAGCGGGCGTGAAGGGGGTGTTCCGCGTGGTGGACGGCAGAATGAAGAAGGACATGAGGGGCATGCAGAGGAAGGAGCAGAGGCAAAAGGGCAAGGGGGGCAAAGCAGGGAAAGGAGGAAAGGGGAAGAAAGGGGGTAAGGGGATGAAGGGGGGAAAAGGACGTCCCAACAGAAAATAA